The DNA segment gaaaacaaacaaacaaaaaacgttAAAAAAGATGTCTAGTCATCAACAATTTCATCGGAACATTACAACATTACATTGGCCTATTGACTTTTCCTATAACCCACAAACGTCTTTCTCGTGTCACAATCAAAGGCAGTCCTTGTAAAAGGTATGATTCATAATCATCGAGTATTCCATTGTCTTTCCCACAAGtcagatgaaaaaaaaaacatctaggTCAACTGTTGCTGACACATCCAGGTTGAGATCAAGGGGGGTGTCCAACTGTGGAATAAAGACATGTTCCATCTCTTCAGTGTCAGTGCTGTTAGTTGCAGGAGCTTCCTCTCCGTCAGCAGCAGGAGCTTCCTCTCCGTCAGCAGCAAGAGCTTCCTCTCTGTCAACAGCAGGAGTTTCCTCTCTGTCAGTTGTCAGACTTGGAGCAAACAGACCCTTGTCAATGTGAGCTGGGTCCAGAGGATGGATTCCAGCTGCGTTGAGACTTGCTAGTAGGGTGGTGGTCTCCCCTCGCTCAGTCGCAGTGACCTCAAAGCAAGGAGAGCCTACTGGCGACACCACCCTCGAGGATACAAAATGATCCTGTAAACCAGTCTGATCACAGTTCCACAGATGAGAAGGAACATCTTGAATGCCAAGGTCAGTGATGATATCCTCATAGGTCTTAAACCATAGGCCGACAACTACCGGGTTGAAACAAGCAGCCTCTGGCTTCCTCAGGCCAAGACGGCAATGCCTCTTCATGAAGGCGTTGAAACAATAGTGGCCTGCCTGACCTTTGCCCTCAGAGAAGCCTGTTAGTCCATTTGCCATGTGCAAACTGAAATGCAAGCTTCTGGATTTCTGGCTTCCTCATGGGAAAACCTCGTCTTGCTAGGTTTTCGATAATGTCTGCTAAATtagcctcctcctgctctgatAGAACTGGCTTTCTTCCTGCTACATGCTTATGTCCTTCTATCACACCTTTAACCTGTCTTTGGAGGGTGGATTTTGGGACATTCCAGGCCCTGGCAAGATAACGGAGCTTAGGTCTGTTGCCTGCACTTTCCAGTTATCTGTACTCCTGCAATGCTCCCTTCATTCTGTTCTCCTTCCACATGTTGTACTTGCCCTTTACTTTTCCCTGTTTGTTCACTCTCCCTTGCACTTCACTCTGccttggtctgtctgtctctttcctggGTGCCATTCTATTCCGCAAAATGAATTAGTTTCATGTTTAAATGAGAACAATTTGTAGATTAGGCAAAGTGCAGAATAGTCTACACCTACATACATTAACAGTAAGATAGGTTTACTGCTTGATAGCTCACTtaacagacatcccaagtctcccggaagttccgggagtCTACCACACAAGGCCTGAATATGCTTTTACTTCAATGTTTTAAAAACATGGCTTTTATTATTACTAATTTTTCAGGATattattgacataaaataatctGACCCAAATTACAAGGCCCACTACACACAGCTCTGACGGTTAGCAACCTTGGCCTCTAATTCCTTCTGCTAAAAATTGCCTAGGATACATCACTTAGGTTTTGTGTTGTTATAAATGTGACTTTTTCACTTTTAATCAGGTTATTTATGACTAAACTATTGACATATTTCATTTGATACCCTAATATGTTGTCCCAAATtcgaaaaacgttcttctttgtatttccgtggaagtacacagaacagcgcgcagcaaattttggggcgagACAAAagctacagaccagagccaaaaaggtggagccacagAATTGACGTCAGTTCagtggctttttcaaaacctaccgttttacagctattttttttttattgttaaatttgcataggaaagatgtgtcaatggacttagaggttcactgtatgtccattttacccactgaattgtcattattcaactgtgacaaggtaaattcggttttgcaatcaatgacccctttaatacCACAGACTActggtgtagtgaggtccacaagaccacacggagccaacatcttgccacacctgaagagtgattcaatcacatcagaatcagcccttgtgacaccctcagtatgctgattacccaccaaacgccgatgcaaaggaaccatagaatggggggacgacctccccaatctaccaaatcagccctctagcttgcaagcttcaaaggacctgatttagacaacacgtctccagcgaccatttgctatccgtttcggcggcgatttgaacaaagaacataccttgatcagaacttttgaggaaagttcttgagactttaccacaagagtacaaggtggagaattatgagagggatatttgtgttatgtttgttactttgttttaatgttgtgttcactgaaatcttgattctagtaacaactccttcttcctgaaagataaccacgtcattcttggtatctacatgaagctatcataataaaacaatcattcaactatattttgtaactgtaccaagatgtccagaacaatatttgaaccaatcgaatgaaccagccagagatcagatcacacctttggtaggtgtgaaggaaggaggggggagttgagaacccagcttcccccaatccacatctgaccccagacgggtcctccctcgaactgtataaagccctaagatgaccatcaatctcggactccagcgaaaccgaccatggcatgaacgccatcaggattggcgttccaaggacgtcgccaagcttctcctgagattcaactttatagtgatcgcgacactatctggacgtttcaacagaagaaccaaaaacgcaattccaaatgcgacttcactgagatcccgcagactcagtcacatgacccagcgcagccgcgctgtgacttcagattcttcaaatggacctttggcgcaaaccgccctcaacatcattgatcaacccctgatcaaacgtaactatggctaacgctctttcctcctcgacatggcattggcgtgagctctgtttatgatttgtaaggatgtaatcactgactgtacaatttctgcctttctttaagttagaccatttcattctgttcattgaaaccaatctctcatatcaaacccataatccaacttttcataagatctgtttaccttacttgaataaattcattgtaaagatattttgacgtgcgtgttcactgatgttacgattggctctactcttagaataaattcattcctaaagatgagacttattattacatattaaacataggattccctaatgtcctaaaccaatattagggtggtgccccagactttatgataaattaagtatttctatctttaaacgagcaaaccccgctacactggCTACCCACCTTTTTTGGTGAACAACTGGGTTACAGATTAAAAACCTAAtttgtctttcctctctcttttttctctgatcTTTTTTTGAAAACCCGATTTATGTTTACTAGGCGACATTGTGATCACTATTTCTGGCGACTAGCGTATCTACTGACTGCAACTAAACACCGTCAAGCAGGAACAGACCATTTCATGCCAATACAGGGGGGTggtcggtcaatatggatgtttactttttggtcaatGGGGATATTTAACTTTGAttgccaaacacaagtaaaaacaaaaagatcattaattgtattattttatttgaaatatatactatatatactcAATGATGATGGTTTATATGATATATCAGGTATATAATTTAATATGAGTTTTTACCTGTTTTTTGAGGCCCCTGTCAGTTGGGGGCCCTTAGAATCGTCCTAACTTTTCCTCCCTATATGGCGCCCCTGAACATTTTGATTACTACAAACAGCCTGGTCAGCCCCAATACCATTGAATTAGATTGTTAATAGTTTTGTATATTTTCTCCCGTCTAATGTAGTCACATGATCGACATGCATGTTGTAGTCCAAAATACCATCCCTTAACTTTATAGTTTTTCCTCCAGCTGTGGTACTTCATGTACTCTCCATCATTCTTGTCAAGGAAAAGCAGCCGATCTGCCAGTTCCTTTTGATTGGGGAAGTCATCCACATGAAGAAAAGAGTCCGCTGGAATGAATTCCTCATAGTTTTGCCTGGATGGGCCCAAAACTACTGGGACAGCTCCCAAACTCATGGCATTGTACAACTTCTCAGTGATGTAGTCTTGGAAGACTGAATTTTCAAAGGACAGGTAAAATTTGCATCCAGAAATTATTTTTGTATAGTTTTCGTTGTTTACGTATGTACCAAAGTGTTGTCCATAGGCCTCTACTTTGACATGCTTACTCAGCTCATTGTAGACCTCAACTCTTCTGAAGGATGGGTGCCAGTTGCTCACAATCCAGCACACCAATGTATTCTTCTTTGGCAGCTCAAAGTGTTTGTCCACAGCTGTTACCTCAACTAAGGATCCATAAGGAACAGGTACAGAGGAGTCCTGTCGATAATTTGAGGTCATATTAAACAGGTTATCCAACTTGGGAAATCTTTTAGAGTTGGCAGGTGATTCAGCATTGAACCACACCCATTTCTGGAACAAGGGACGTGGATTTTGTGGCATGTTGCCCAGATCTTCATGGATGTCCCGGTGATGAAAGATGACTCCATGTGCATTATTATAAAGGCTCTTGTTGTCTGTCAAGCGACAAccttgaacattgaaatcagcACATGAATGAAGGTCAAAAGATTGTCCAAATGGCCACATCCAGATCAGGAGAATAGTGTCCGGTTCTGAATTGTCAGCTCTGAGGATTACTTGGGAGttctgcttgcctgtcttcTGGGGTTGTGGTGTGGTTTGGCCTGGGACCTCAGTCTGATTCCCCTCTCGATTTAGCCCATTTTGGCAGACACAGGTAGCATTCTCATTTGCTTCTCTGTCCATGCACAACACTGAGTTGATGTTGGGTTTGTAGTATGTTAACAATACAAAAAAGGAGCACACCACCACAAAGATGCAAACCAATGCAGGCGGTAGTACTGTCCTTTGGGAAGTTGACTtcatcatgtctgtgtgtcagaaAATACAGCTATTACAATACATCAATAACTTTAAACAATACATAACAATATTGGTTTGTTGATATATAATTTGTTGCAGATGGTGAGTGATATGGAGAAATTAAGACCGATGTTATGTATTTGGAGTCAATTCTGTAATCAAGTAGGCCTAAGGATCAGTATCCTTGGGTTTTAATGCCTGCATCAAATGTAGTTTAATGTGTCGACAAGACTCAACATCATGAACTACACTGTGTACCACTACAATTCATTGTGGCCTGATATTATACTACATTTGATTATCAACAGATACATTCTAGCATAGAAGAAATGGTGTTGTACAAACATTTACTTTTGATTGTTAGTCCATGGTTTGAAATGGAAGGCTTTCTACTTTATCTGGACTCACATAGACTTCACATAGATTTCTCTGACATGCTATACTTAGGAGAAGTCAGGTTTATAGTTATGGCCTTTAACTGTATGTTGTTGTTCTATTGAGTCTTGGACAGAGACACAACACAACATTACTAAAGTGATCTTTTTGTGGAGTCCACTCCATTATCTCAGCTGAATAGAAGTTCCTTGCTGAGTTGTAATTCAGTTGCTATGATGGTAATTGTGTACTTTGTACCCACCATGTACTTTTCAAATTTATGGATGGTACTGTCACATAATGGAACTGTGTGATGATCAATCTTGAAAtggctaaataatgaaaataaccacacaaaaCTGGTCATGAAGTCATTTTATAATTCATGGTGAACACAAACTATTTAAAAAGTCTGACTCCTATCAAAGTCAGACACATTATGCAGAACAAAAAGTAAGTTGATGTTGACATAGAAAACATGGACCTTGGTTACAGTTTTCCAGGCGTTTATTATCTATGTAATAATTTTTATAGTGCCTTTATTACGGTGATCTTTTAGCATGTATTATTAtgaggtgtatgtatgtgttaagTTATGGGATATGTGCAATACTGTTATGTAACTGTTGATAATGTTTGGCTGAGGATGTATTGTTTGTTGTTATTGTGACTGTCAAGGCATTTATGACGCACCACAGAGACCAAGACAAATTTCCCTGTGCGGGACAATAAAGTTCATCGTATCGTATCgtaaccagctacaccaccgaaaaagtTGTTACTTGTTGATGCCGGTGGACGGTCTTTATACAATACGGTCTTTATATAAATTAAACTAAATTACAGTgattatcagaatcagaattcggttcaatatcagaattcggtttattcgccatgtatgttatacaaacacggaatttactgtggtgcaaacactaaacatatacgaatcttaaattaagtaaaggtacagaagtttaactattcctaagaactaagaaatctaagaataaaacaatttaaatataaaatacaatatatattttaaaatatatattatttcttattcttaacatttgtgatatgtaggcctattgtgaactgggTGGACTTTATTAttactaattattattactgttgacaatgttgacgaatcatcaacatttgttttctgggcactgtatagaGTACCTAGTCCCATCATGTTatgtttcatttcaataaaataacacaacactcTAAATATGATGACGTCATTTTCATAAGTGAacggatttataattattacaatacggattAGGCTAAATCATAATGACCAatggaagaaactcgagcgatgcctggAGTCATGTTGGTTTGAGGTGCCGCTTCTCGGGCAATGTGTGATTTGTCTGGCTCTGAAGAGCGGcaaaacttcgaaccagtttgtgacgtttgaagcattgaacgtcatcaATCACGTGGTTAtcgtaatttgatacaagctccaaaacactttttcgaaactgtgcgtattggttttgcgacacaagcatcgatgcgtcagtTCCATACGTCCCATCCTtagtaaaatgtgttgaaagCAGACCCCCACTTATTCCCCATcatgtttttctttcctttggTGGCCTTCAATTTATGTTGGGTTGCAATTATAATATTGACAAAATCCCAGTTAAACTCTGCTTTTCATAGGCAGGCTTTCCTATCATGGTCATTAATTTCTAAGCACAATTTTTCCCCGCACAAATATTATATATGGAATAATTGAGACATATTGTACAAAAACAAATCATTATTTTTAGAATATTGGTTTCAAAATAATATACTTTTGGTGAGATAACTTGTTAATGAGGAGGGGTTTCTACTGAGTTATGAGGAGTTCTTATTACTTATTACTTACAAGATCCCTGTCACTCCTAAGGATTTTGCAATTATTATGGATGCCATCCCCTCAGATGTTGCACTATTATTTAGGAATGTGTTAAGGCCTGACCCTCAGAACCTACCCCCTGCCAGTACACCTGTTGACTCACCAGTTGGAAAAATCTGTTTTTACTCTGGTCCTTACAATAACAATACGTGCCTTGTCTCAACATGATGTTGTATCTACTTCCAGTGTCATTTCCTATTGGAACTGCTTTGTTGAAAATATTTGTTGGGAAAAAGTCTGGATGTTGCCCCAAACTTACTTATTATTTAACAAAATCAAAGAAGTTTCCTTTAAGATTGTCCATAGATATTATCCTGCAAGTCACTACATGAGGAAGTATAAAAAGGATATACTTTTTAATTGTAACTTTGTGACGAGCACCCAGAGACAGTGGTTCATCTGTTCTGGCACTGAACTCATACTAAAAAAACTTTGGCTAAATCTCTCTAAATGTATAACTTTGTACTTCTGTGGAAAGATGTATTATTTGGTTTCTTTTCCTTTAATGGAAGTATCAAAGATCAATTTTATGTAATTAATTTTGGCAAATTTCATATCCATTAATGTAAATTTAGTAACAAAAAACCCTGTTTTCTTGTCTTGCAAAAATAAATTGATCAATACTTTAAAACAATCCAATACTATGTACCAACAAAAAAGCAATTAAAttgataaatgtttgtttgtccCTTGAGGTCTTTGTTTAAAAGGTCTGTAcccctggggggtgttccatcaacgtcgatgaAAGAAAAGCGAGACTTATTTCGCCAAGTGTCGCTTACTTCAGCGAGAGTTctgttccattaaggtggcttattgtagttctagctacgtaaccaaagtaacttatacttcgaaaCTAGCCTGCTCCGTGTCAAGCTAAAAGTCGAGCTAAACTaagatgtgttgcaaataatctcAAAGAGGCAGAAACACAatgtcaaaagacagttccgtcgatggcgtgaatggctgtaatgtagtgctcactacatttgttcagaatataacattatgaaatgaattgatttcaaaagatatagcgaagaaacccgcacgaaatcgcataggaaacgaatgtttccatgttgtgttacgcgtattttgatcgtattgtctgggttagcagcgacgttcttagtatgcatttttaatatgtggtgtcagaaggagctttgaTGTCGTGGTAAATGGGGCTATTGTCTCGAAACAATcccaaatacgtgattagtagcctacatttgggtagtgtctatgggaaccagttgtTTTAGAAGAAGCCAAAACAAGATGTttcctgaaggccaacgtagttaataaaTACGTAACGATTTAGCAGATCTTTTCAAAGCTACATTAGCTCGCAGTGTAAAGCAATGGGCTATGGTGTAATGCctatttttgctctagtgcgatcgaatcccacttcatgcgagcatgcaaatgttttattttgtctccatttattttgtcgtgaatggatgtaatgtagtgcgcacgtagcctatactTTCATACTTTCAAATTCGCCGCAGAAAATATgcgatccgacttgaaaatcgccagtaatatgtttgtgaatttgtgacgaatcaggTGATAGAGGAAGACTGATATGTGAATGCACAGATGCGGAACCAGTTAGCGGGGAAACCAGTTGGGCGACAAcaccgggccaagcactgacgTAGCGCAGGGGatgagtcgtcgtcaaactactgtttgagcgcaaccgaggcaagcccgccagcacagctctatcagccaagctaactaatctaataaacagttaataaacacaagtacatcttattgaacatcatttattttcatcaccaattatcatagtagaacagctttctcaagcagtttgtgatgcattttggaaacaggagatgagcccctggtctaatgcaccacctggcttgagaaacccgttctcaaagacttacttttagtcattatttgggtatcacacatattctgaatgccttcgggggaattcaaatga comes from the Osmerus eperlanus chromosome 7, fOsmEpe2.1, whole genome shotgun sequence genome and includes:
- the LOC134023083 gene encoding 4-galactosyl-N-acetylglucosaminide 3-alpha-L-fucosyltransferase 9-like, giving the protein MMKSTSQRTVLPPALVCIFVVVCSFFVLLTYYKPNINSVLCMDREANENATCVCQNGLNREGNQTEVPGQTTPQPQKTGKQNSQVILRADNSEPDTILLIWMWPFGQSFDLHSCADFNVQGCRLTDNKSLYNNAHGVIFHHRDIHEDLGNMPQNPRPLFQKWVWFNAESPANSKRFPKLDNLFNMTSNYRQDSSVPVPYGSLVEVTAVDKHFELPKKNTLVCWIVSNWHPSFRRVEVYNELSKHVKVEAYGQHFGTYVNNENYTKIISGCKFYLSFENSVFQDYITEKLYNAMSLGAVPVVLGPSRQNYEEFIPADSFLHVDDFPNQKELADRLLFLDKNDGEYMKYHSWRKNYKVKGWYFGLQHACRSCDYIRREKIYKTINNLIQWYWG